A genomic stretch from Carassius auratus strain Wakin chromosome 35, ASM336829v1, whole genome shotgun sequence includes:
- the LOC113054577 gene encoding BTB/POZ domain-containing protein KCTD9-like: protein MRRVTLFVNGASHNGKVVAVYGALADLLSVASTKFGIKATNIYNGKGGLIDDIALIRDDDVLYISEGDNFIDPPNNLESPHEFQSWAHTDWITLNVGGRRFTTTRSTLVKEPESMLAHMFRDKDVWGNKQDEHGAYLIDRSPDYFEPILNYLRHGQLIINDGINLLGVLEEARFFGIERLAEQLEGVIKNSQPPDDHSPISRKEFVRFLLATPTKSELRCQGLNFSGADLSRLDLRYINFKMANLSRCNLTHANLCGTNLERADLSNANLDGANLQGVKMLCTNAEGASLIGCNFEDPAGLKANLEGANLKGVDMEGSQMTGINLRVATLKNAKLKNCNLRGATLAGTDLENCDLSGCDLQEANLRGSNVKGAIFEEMLTPLHMSQSVR from the exons ATGAGAAGAGTCACGCTGTTTGTGAATGGAGCCTCTCACAATGGCAAg GTGGTGGCAGTTTATGGAGCTCTAGCTGATCTACTCTCAGTTGCAAGCACAAAATTTGGAATAAAAGCTACCAACATATACAATGGGAAAGGAGGTCTTATTGATGATATAGCCCTCATCAG AGATGATGATGTCTTGTATATATCAGAAGGAGATAATTTTATCG ATCCACCAAATAACCTAGAGAGTCCGCATGAGTTTCAATCCTGGGCACACACAGATTGGATCACCCTCAATGTGGGAGGCCGACGTTTCACAACCACACG gAGCACTTTGGTCAAAGAACCGGAGAGCATGTTGGCTCACATGTTCAGAGACAAGG ATGTTTGGGGAAACAAACAGGACGAGCATGGGGCGTATCTCATTGATCGGAGTCCAGATTACTTTGAGCCCATATTAAATTACCTGAGACACGGACAGCTCATTATCAATGACGGCATCAATCTGCTGG GCGTGCTTGAAGAAGCTCGTTTCTTTGGAATCGAACGTCTTGCTGAGCAGCTTGAAGGTGTTATTAAG AATTCTCAGCCTCCTGATGATCACTCGCCCATCTCCCGCAAAGAGTTTGTGCGTTTTCTGCTTGCCACGCCGACTAAATCAGAACTTAGATGTCAG GGCCTGAATTTCAGCGGGGCAGATCTGTCTCGTCTTGACCTGCGTTACATCAACTTCAAGATGGCCAACCTCAGCCGCTGTAACCTCACACACGCCAACCTCTGTGGTACCAACCTGGAGAGAGCAGACCTCTCCAATGCCAACCTAGAT GGTGCCAACTTACAGGGTGTGAAAATGCTTTGCACCAATGCAGAAGGGGCGTCTCTCATAGGCTGTAATTTTGAAGATCCCGCGGGACTCAAAGCAAATCTAGAGG GAGCCAATCTGAAGGGGGTGGATATGGAAGGCAGTCAGATGACGGGGATAAACCTCCGCGTGGCCACGCTGAAGAACGCCAAACTCAAGAACTGTAACTTGCGGGGGGCCACTTTGGCGGGAACCGATCTAGAG AACTGTGACCTGTCCGGCTGTGATCTTCAGGAGGCAAATCTGCGAGGCTCCAACGTAAAGGGGGCCATTTTTGAGGAGATGCTGACACCGCTGCACATGTCACAGAGTGTCAGATAG
- the LOC113054575 gene encoding E3 ubiquitin-protein ligase MARCH5 has product MASVEEPPEKHCWVCFATEKEDRAAEWVSPCRCKGCTKWIHQSCLQRWLDEKQKGNSGGAVSCPQCGTEYRIVFPKIGPLVYFLQQVDRVLSRASPFAAAGVVVGTVYWSAVTYGAVTVMQVVGHKKGLDVMERADPLFLLMGLPTIPVMLVLGKMIRWEDYVVRLWQRHSSKLQIFSGLLPGMGHPQPRIPVEGGYGGDHLSVSRTLCGALIFPSIANLLGRLLFRRVTPNLQRTILGGIAFVVIKGVLKVYFKQQQYLIQANRHILNYPEPEGRADGTFEDDNENSGNE; this is encoded by the exons ATGGCAAGTGTAGAAGAACCTCCAGAGAA GCACTGCTGGGTGTGTTTTGCCACGGAGAAGGAGGATCGAGCTGCAGAATGGGTCAGCCCGTGCCGGTGTAAGGGCTGCACCAAGTGGATCCATCAGTCTTGTTTACAGCGATGGCTGGACGAAAAACAGAAGGGGAACAGCGGAGGAGCCGTCAGCTGCCCGCAGTGTGGCACAGAATACCGGATAGTTTTCCCCAAAATCG GGCCTCTGGTCTACTTCCTTCAGCAGGTCGACAGAGTTCTGTCCAGGGCCAGTCCGTTCGCCGCAGCTGGAGTCGTGGTGGGCACCGTCTATTGGTCGGCTGTTACTTATGGTGCCGTCACGGTTATGCAG GTGGTAGGCCATAAGAAGGGTCTGGATGTGATGGAGCGTGCGGATCCTCTCTTCCTGCTCATGGGTTTACCCACCATCCCTGTCATGCTGGTACTGGGGAAGATGATTCGCTGGGAGGATTATGTGGTGCGGCTTTGGCAACGACACTCCTCTAAGCTCCAGATCTTCAGTGGACTTTTACCTG GTATGGGCCACCCTCAACCCCGCATCCCAGTGGAGGGCGGTTACGGAGGAGACCATCTCTCTGTGTCTCGCACCCTGTGTGGGGCCCTCATCTTCCCCTCCATCGCCAACCTTTTGGGACGCCTCCTGTTCCGCAGGGTCACGCCAAACCTGCAGCGCACCATCCTG GGTGGCATTGCATTCGTGGTGATCAAGGGCGTGCTTAAAGTATATTTCAAACAGCAACAGTACCTCATCCAGGCCAACAGACACATCCTGAATTACCCAGAGCCCGAGGGACGAGCAGATGGCACTTTTGAGGACGACAATGAAAACAGTGGCAATGAATGA
- the LOC113054576 gene encoding beta-centractin yields MESYDIIANQPVVIDNGSGVIKAGFAGDQIPKYCFPNYVGRPKHVRVMAGALEGDLFIGPKAEEHRGLLSVRYPMEHGIVKDWNDMERIWQYVYSKEQLQTFSEEHPVLLTEAPLNPSKNRERAAEVFFETFNVPALFISMQAVLSLYATGRTTGVVLDAGDGVTHAVPIYEGFAIPHSIMRVDIAGRDVSRYLRLLLRKEGYDFHTSAEFEVVRTIKERACYLSLNPQKDETLETEKAQYTLPDGSTLDIGPARFRAPELLFRPDLIGDESEGIHEVLAFAIQKSDMDLRRTLFSNIVLSGGSTLLKGFGDRLLSEVKKLAPKDVKIKISAPQERLYSTWIGGSILASLDTFKKMWVSKKEYEEDRARAIHRKTF; encoded by the exons ATGGAGTCGTATGATATTATAGCGAACCAGCCGGTCGTGATTGATAAT GGGTCAGGGGTTATCAAGGCTGGTTTTGCTGGAGATCAGATCCCTAAATACTGTTTCCCGAATTA TGTGGGGCGACCCAAACATGTTCGGGTGATGGCTGGTGCCCTTGAGGGCGATCTCTTCATTGGACCCAAAGCTGag GAGCACAGGGGGCTGCTGTCTGTCCGCTATCCTATGGAACACGGTATTGTGAAGGACTGGAACGACATGGAGCGCATCTGGCAGTACGTGTACTCAAAGGAACAGCTGCAGACATTCTCGGAGGAG CATCCTGTGCTGTTGACCGAAGCACCGCTGAACCCCAGTAAAAACCGTGAACGAGCTGCAGAGGTGTTCTTTGAGACCTTCAACGTGCCGGCGCTGTTCATCTCAATGCAGGCCGTGCTCAGTTT ATACGCCACAGGCCGAACCACAGGTGTGGTTTTGGACGCTGGTGATGGTGTGACACACGCTGTCCCCATATATGAGGGATTCGCCATTCCACATTCCATCATGCGCGTAGACATCGCCGGACGTGACGTCTCCCGATACCTCCGCCTCCTCCTGCGCAAGGAAGGCTACGATTTCCACACTTCTGCAGAGTTTGAGGTTGTGCGCACCATCAAGGAG AGAGCCTGCTACCTTTCCCTCAACCCCCAGAAGGATGAAACTCTAGAAACTGAAAAAGCACAATACACACTCCCCGACGGAAGCACTCTAGAT ATCGGTCCAGCACGGTTCAGGGCCCCGGAGCTTCTCTTCAGGCCGGATCTGATTGGCGATGAGAGCGAGGGTATTCATGAGGTGCTGGCCTTCGCCATTCAGAAGTCAGACATGGATCTGCGGCGCACGCTCTTCTCTAACATAGTGCTGTCTGGCGGCTCAACGCTCCTCAAAG GTTTCGGAGACCGGTTGTTAAGTGAAGTGAAGAAACTTGCACCCAAAGACGTTAAAATTAAG ATATCTGCACCACAGGAGAGACTTTATTCAACATGGATAGG GGGATCTATCCTGGCTTCACTCGACACCTTTAAGAAGATGTGGGTTTCCAAGAAGGAATACGAGGAAGATCGCGCCCGTGCCATCCACCGGAAAACATTTTAA